CTTTGGTCTTTTTCCCCTGCTTGCTTACCCAGCGTCGGTTTACTTCGCCGCTTTTTGGGGATAGCAGTAAAGCGGTTACCATGCCTCCGGCAAAGGCGGTGGCACTTACTAATAATGTTCCAAGTACTCGTTTCATAGTTCTCTCTTTTGGGTTGAGGTTAACACTGTTAAGATAACAATTTGTGTCATGTTTTTTATGTTATTTTTTAACACTAAGTAAAGAAAACGGTACATTTGTTTAAATTTTTAAAGTCAGGTTATGAAAAAGCAGATTGTTTTAATGGATCGGGCGCGGATGGAGCGCACGCTTAAGCGAATGGCGATACAGGTTTGGGAGCGAATCAATAAAGAGAATGAAGGTGAAATGGTATTGATTGGCTTGAATGAACGGGGAGAAGCAACGGCCCGTCTTCTTGGGGAGAGTCTCGAAGAATTAATGGGAGCAGATATAGCAGTTCACCGATATGATGTACAGGGGAAAGCGTCCAAAAGCAGTCTCCCGGATTGCAACGATAAGTTTGTACTGCTTGTTGACGATGTGATTTTTTCCGGTAAAACCATGTTTAGCGCACTCTCGGCAGTTTGCAGTGTATATGATCCTGAAAGCATCGAGATTGCCGCTTTGCTGGATCGGGGCCATCGTAAATACCCGTTACGTACAGACCTGATGGGTATAACAGTGCCTACCAAACCCGGAGAGCATATTGAGGTAATGCTGAAAGACGGCAGCCTCAGCCAAGCCGTACTTTTCAAAAATAATTAACCAATCAAAATTGTAAAATGACTATCAGAATTAAAGCTTTAACAGCCTTTCTTTTTTTAAGTTTTATTTCACTAACAGCTTCAGCCCAAACCATTACCATCCCTGATACACTAAGCGGGTGGGAGCAAAAATGGGTGGCCAGTTTCAACGGTTCACA
The nucleotide sequence above comes from Gracilimonas sp.. Encoded proteins:
- a CDS encoding phosphoribosyltransferase family protein; this encodes MKKQIVLMDRARMERTLKRMAIQVWERINKENEGEMVLIGLNERGEATARLLGESLEELMGADIAVHRYDVQGKASKSSLPDCNDKFVLLVDDVIFSGKTMFSALSAVCSVYDPESIEIAALLDRGHRKYPLRTDLMGITVPTKPGEHIEVMLKDGSLSQAVLFKNN